A genome region from Tenrec ecaudatus isolate mTenEca1 chromosome 13, mTenEca1.hap1, whole genome shotgun sequence includes the following:
- the LOC142423859 gene encoding uncharacterized protein LOC142423859 isoform X4, with protein sequence MCPGAPREEPELWAGQPLPALPIPGKGNQAASAGLEGWTMQEDRSNGDSDSEASCGMTIQPTGRTIEGLNYEAQWLLFLGHMGCYGFCAFHQYHEKKGDAGSQKKRSGEHQGAAREKKTGQKGQGKGHHKIRDQHPGYTGLINQGATCYLNSILQCFLFTQELRDAVRRCEDQGESSLITQLCRPEALQEAQGPVTTTAITRCLGLRDAVHHQEDALFFHMLLTRMSAQKRELGQRFQMTLEQVTQCQHYETKTGLEGARLFLRVPAPQGPVGTPCSLVPHGLLPLLELPSGPQDKAVEGLVQEECFIGDNQYFCDQCDRKEDSCSDKAVEVLVQEECFTGDNQYFCEQCDRREDSCSKRGKNSLSGSQEGSSGEDQKTARQKTWEEDDVKGHHNARAQHPGYTGLINQGATCYLNSILQCLFFTQELRDAVRRCEDQGESSLITQLRRLFEALQEDQGPVSTTAITRCLGLRDVHRQEDALMFFQMLLTRMTTERRELGQLFQMTLEQVTQCQGCETKTGLEETRLFLVVPVPQGTSGTSCSLDKAVEGLFQEEWFTGDNQYFCEQCDHKEDSCSTLCLRSLPRVLVIFLQRCAFYQGRLGKQWDPVAVPDTLSLPFQDKKSYDLFAVCHHFGDVTGGHYVADIKPSEDHRWYRFSDHSVENRIYADVPPEGLPCLATVIGSPSQ encoded by the exons ATGTGTCCTGGGGCCCCAAGggaggagccagagctctgggcgGGCCAGCCCCTCCCAGCCCTTCCCATTCCAGGAAAGGGAAACCAGGCGGCCAGTGCAGGCTTGGAGGGGTGGACCATGCAGGAGGACAGATCCAACGGAGACTCCGATTCGGAGGCCAGCTGCGGGATGACCATCCAGCCCACTGGGAGGACCATTGAAGGCCTGAACTACGAAGCACAATGGCTCCTCTTCCTGGGACACATGGGTTGCTATGGCTTCTGCGCCTTCCACCAGTACCATGAGAAGAAGGGAGATGCAGGATCTCAGAAGAAGCGCTCAGGGGAACACCAGGGGGCAGCCAGAGAGAAGAAGACTGGACAGAAAGGTCAGGGTAAAGGTCACCACAAGATCCGAGACCAGCACCCAG GGTACACAGGTCTCATCAACCAGGGTGCCACTTGCTACCTGAACAGCATCCTGCAGTGTTTCCTCTTCACGCAGGAGCTCCGGGACGCTGTCCGCAG ATGTGAGGACCAGGGAGAGTCCAGCCTCATCACACAGCTGTGCAGGCCTGAGGCCCTACAGGAGGCCCAGGGACCTGTGACCACCACCGCCATCACCCGCTGCCTGGGGCTCAGGGATG CAGTGCACCACCAGGAGGACGCCCTGTTCTTCCACATGCTGTTGACCAGGATGAGTGCTCAGAAGAGGGAGCTGGGGCAG CGCTTCCAGATGACCCTGGAGCAAGTCACCCAGTGTCAGCACTATGAGACCAAGACGGGGCTAGAGGGAGCCCGGCTCTTCCTCAGGGTGCCTGCCCCACAGGGACCTGTGGGCACCCCATGTTCCCTG GTGCCTCATGGGCTCCTCCCCCTGCTGGAGCTGCCCTCTGGTCCCCAGGACAAGGCTGTGGAGGGGCTGGTCCAGGAGGAGTGCTTCATTGGGGACAACCAGTACTTCTGTGACCAGTGTGACCGCAAAGAGGACTCCTGCTCG GACAAGGCTGTGGAGGTGCTGGTCCAGGAGGAGTGCTTCACTGGGGACAACCAGTACTTCTGTGAGCAGTGTGACCGCAGAGAGGACTCCTGCTCG AAACGTGGGAAGAATAGCCTGTCTGGCTCTCAGGAGGGCAGCTCAGGGGAAGACCAGAAGACGGCCAGACAGAagacttgggaggaagatgatgtCAAAGGTCACCACAATGCCAGGGCCCAACACCCAG GGTACACAGGTCTCATCAACCAGGGTGCCACTTGCTACCTGAACAGCATCCTTCAGTGTCTCTTCTTCACGCAGGAGCTCCGGGACGCTGTCCGCAG ATGCGAGGACCAGGGAGAGTCCAGCCTCATCACACAGCTGCGCAGGCTCTTTGAGGCCCTGCAGGAGGACCAGGGACCTGTGTCCACCACCGCCATCACCCGCTGCCTAGGGCTCAGGGATG TGCACCGCCAGGAGGACGCCCTGATGTTCTTCCAAATGTTGTTGACCAGGATGACTACTGAGCGGAGGGAGCTGGGGCAG CTCTTCCAGATGACCCTGGAGCAAGTCACCCAGTGCCAGGGCTGTGAGACCAAGACGGGGCTGGAGGAAACCCGGCTCTTCCTTGTGGTGCCTGTCCCGCAGGGAACCTCGGGTACCTCATGTTCCCTG GACAAGGCTGTGGAGGGGCTGTTCCAGGAGGAGTGGTTCACTGGGGACAACCAGTACTTCTGTGAGCAGTGTGACCACAAAGAGGACTCCTGCTCG ACACTCTGCCTGCGGAGCCTGCCCCGCGTGCTGGTCATCTTCCTGCAGAGGTGCGCCTTCTACCAGGGTCGCCTCGGGAAGCAGTGGGACCCCGTAGCTGTGCCGGACACGCTGAGCCTACCGTTTCAA GACAAGAAGTCCTATGACCTCTTTGCCGTCTGTCACCATTTCGGGGATGTCACAGGAGGGCATTACGTGGCGGACATAAAGCCTTCCGAGGACCATCGCTGGTACAGGTTTTCAGATCACAGTGTGGAG
- the LOC142423859 gene encoding uncharacterized protein LOC142423859 isoform X5, translating into MCPGAPREEPELWAGQPLPALPIPGKGNQAASAGLEGWTMQEDRSNGDSDSEASCGMTIQPTGRTIEGLNYEAQWLLFLGHMGCYGFCAFHQYHEKKGDAGSQKKRSGEHQGAAREKKTGQKGQGKGHHKIRDQHPGYTGLINQGATCYLNSILQCFLFTQELRDAVRRCEDQGESSLITQLCRPEALQEAQGPVTTTAITRCLGLRDAVHHQEDALFFHMLLTRMSAQKRELGQRFQMTLEQVTQCQHYETKTGLEGARLFLRVPAPQGPVGTPCSLVPHGLLPLLELPSGPQDKAVEGLVQEECFIGDNQYFCDQCDRKEDSCSDKAVEVLVQEECFTGDNQYFCEQCDRREDSCSKRGKNSLSGSQEGSSGEDQKTARQKTWEEDDVKGHHNARAQHPGYTGLINQGATCYLNSILQCLFFTQELRDAVRRCEDQGESSLITQLRRLFEALQEDQGPVSTTAITRCLGLRDVHRQEDALMFFQMLLTRMTTERRELGQLFQMTLEQVTQCQGCETKTGLEETRLFLVVPVPQGTSGTSCSLDKAVEGLFQEEWFTGDNQYFCEQCDHKEDSCSDKKSYDLFAVCHHFGDVTGGHYVADIKPSEDHRWYRFSDHSVELTTHPAESRTAYMLMYHQKDCRVLPQSLGPLPNELDPHEALNAVPECEPGTLGEPLWENVNFF; encoded by the exons ATGTGTCCTGGGGCCCCAAGggaggagccagagctctgggcgGGCCAGCCCCTCCCAGCCCTTCCCATTCCAGGAAAGGGAAACCAGGCGGCCAGTGCAGGCTTGGAGGGGTGGACCATGCAGGAGGACAGATCCAACGGAGACTCCGATTCGGAGGCCAGCTGCGGGATGACCATCCAGCCCACTGGGAGGACCATTGAAGGCCTGAACTACGAAGCACAATGGCTCCTCTTCCTGGGACACATGGGTTGCTATGGCTTCTGCGCCTTCCACCAGTACCATGAGAAGAAGGGAGATGCAGGATCTCAGAAGAAGCGCTCAGGGGAACACCAGGGGGCAGCCAGAGAGAAGAAGACTGGACAGAAAGGTCAGGGTAAAGGTCACCACAAGATCCGAGACCAGCACCCAG GGTACACAGGTCTCATCAACCAGGGTGCCACTTGCTACCTGAACAGCATCCTGCAGTGTTTCCTCTTCACGCAGGAGCTCCGGGACGCTGTCCGCAG ATGTGAGGACCAGGGAGAGTCCAGCCTCATCACACAGCTGTGCAGGCCTGAGGCCCTACAGGAGGCCCAGGGACCTGTGACCACCACCGCCATCACCCGCTGCCTGGGGCTCAGGGATG CAGTGCACCACCAGGAGGACGCCCTGTTCTTCCACATGCTGTTGACCAGGATGAGTGCTCAGAAGAGGGAGCTGGGGCAG CGCTTCCAGATGACCCTGGAGCAAGTCACCCAGTGTCAGCACTATGAGACCAAGACGGGGCTAGAGGGAGCCCGGCTCTTCCTCAGGGTGCCTGCCCCACAGGGACCTGTGGGCACCCCATGTTCCCTG GTGCCTCATGGGCTCCTCCCCCTGCTGGAGCTGCCCTCTGGTCCCCAGGACAAGGCTGTGGAGGGGCTGGTCCAGGAGGAGTGCTTCATTGGGGACAACCAGTACTTCTGTGACCAGTGTGACCGCAAAGAGGACTCCTGCTCG GACAAGGCTGTGGAGGTGCTGGTCCAGGAGGAGTGCTTCACTGGGGACAACCAGTACTTCTGTGAGCAGTGTGACCGCAGAGAGGACTCCTGCTCG AAACGTGGGAAGAATAGCCTGTCTGGCTCTCAGGAGGGCAGCTCAGGGGAAGACCAGAAGACGGCCAGACAGAagacttgggaggaagatgatgtCAAAGGTCACCACAATGCCAGGGCCCAACACCCAG GGTACACAGGTCTCATCAACCAGGGTGCCACTTGCTACCTGAACAGCATCCTTCAGTGTCTCTTCTTCACGCAGGAGCTCCGGGACGCTGTCCGCAG ATGCGAGGACCAGGGAGAGTCCAGCCTCATCACACAGCTGCGCAGGCTCTTTGAGGCCCTGCAGGAGGACCAGGGACCTGTGTCCACCACCGCCATCACCCGCTGCCTAGGGCTCAGGGATG TGCACCGCCAGGAGGACGCCCTGATGTTCTTCCAAATGTTGTTGACCAGGATGACTACTGAGCGGAGGGAGCTGGGGCAG CTCTTCCAGATGACCCTGGAGCAAGTCACCCAGTGCCAGGGCTGTGAGACCAAGACGGGGCTGGAGGAAACCCGGCTCTTCCTTGTGGTGCCTGTCCCGCAGGGAACCTCGGGTACCTCATGTTCCCTG GACAAGGCTGTGGAGGGGCTGTTCCAGGAGGAGTGGTTCACTGGGGACAACCAGTACTTCTGTGAGCAGTGTGACCACAAAGAGGACTCCTGCTCG GACAAGAAGTCCTATGACCTCTTTGCCGTCTGTCACCATTTCGGGGATGTCACAGGAGGGCATTACGTGGCGGACATAAAGCCTTCCGAGGACCATCGCTGGTACAGGTTTTCAGATCACAGTGTGGAG CTCACCACACACCCTGCTGAGAGCAG